In a single window of the Desulfovibrio mangrovi genome:
- a CDS encoding molybdopterin biosynthesis protein: MTSPKRNVYLKTIPIPEAVEKARAALDRDQLMRPVSIPVHEAAGRVLSEAVFARFSSPTFHSAAMDGYAVNAKATFGAREGSPLVLTEGRDCIAVNTGNPLPEGCDAVIMIENVTRAGEAAISIEAPAFPWQHVRRIGEDIVATELLFPQNHRISPYDIGALLSAGIWDVSVWEPVRIAIIPTGDEVLDFTTRPTPKAGQVVESNSQVLAALARQLGCEVQRIPPVADKREALQNAVNECLASAAHIVIICAGSSAGSKDFTRSTIESCGEVLVHGISAMPGKPSLLGTCKGKLVAGAPGYPVSAIVCFEELIAPIISWLGRAEHTARRTVPVELTRKAPSKLGVEEFLRLSVGKVGDKYVATPLARGAGCITTVSKAQALTRIPVQSEGLEQGGTVRAELMVPENELNSILVCVGSHDNTLDILADELMGFTPPIRLTSSHVGSMGGILATKSGSCHFAGAHLFDPDSGDYNFPFLERYLPNADVTLVNLAIRHQGFMVPKGNPKGIRSIHDLADGSIRFMNRQRGAGTRILFDHHLREAEINPAQVTGYDKEEFTHMAVAVNVLTGATDTGLGIYAAAKALDLDFVPLARERYDLIIPNHFMETAGVQAVLRLLASPTFHARIEALGGYETTLTGQIMKPGTGLGE, translated from the coding sequence ATGACCAGCCCGAAACGTAACGTATACCTCAAGACCATCCCCATTCCGGAAGCCGTAGAAAAAGCCCGCGCCGCTCTGGACCGGGACCAGCTGATGCGTCCCGTATCCATCCCCGTGCATGAAGCGGCAGGCAGAGTTCTCTCCGAAGCCGTTTTCGCCCGCTTTTCCTCACCCACCTTCCACAGCGCGGCCATGGACGGGTATGCGGTTAACGCAAAAGCCACGTTCGGCGCGCGCGAAGGTTCACCGCTGGTGCTGACGGAAGGCAGGGACTGCATTGCAGTGAACACGGGCAACCCGCTGCCGGAAGGGTGCGATGCGGTCATCATGATCGAGAACGTCACCCGCGCAGGCGAGGCGGCCATTTCCATCGAAGCCCCGGCCTTTCCATGGCAGCATGTGCGCCGTATCGGGGAAGACATTGTGGCAACCGAACTGCTCTTTCCGCAGAACCACCGCATTTCTCCCTATGACATAGGCGCGCTGCTCAGTGCGGGTATCTGGGACGTTTCGGTATGGGAGCCGGTCCGCATCGCCATCATCCCCACAGGTGACGAAGTACTGGACTTCACCACGCGCCCCACCCCCAAAGCCGGACAGGTTGTGGAAAGCAACTCGCAGGTGCTGGCCGCCCTGGCCAGACAGCTCGGCTGCGAGGTGCAGCGCATTCCCCCCGTGGCCGACAAGCGGGAGGCCCTGCAGAACGCCGTGAACGAATGCCTTGCATCGGCCGCGCACATCGTCATCATCTGCGCCGGTTCTTCGGCGGGTTCCAAGGACTTTACCCGTTCCACCATCGAATCCTGCGGCGAGGTGCTGGTCCATGGCATTTCCGCCATGCCCGGCAAGCCTTCTCTGCTGGGAACATGCAAGGGCAAGCTGGTGGCGGGAGCCCCGGGCTACCCGGTCAGCGCCATTGTCTGCTTTGAGGAACTGATTGCCCCCATCATCAGTTGGCTCGGCCGCGCGGAGCACACGGCACGCAGAACCGTTCCGGTGGAGTTGACGCGCAAGGCCCCCTCCAAGCTGGGTGTGGAAGAATTTTTGCGACTGTCCGTGGGCAAGGTGGGAGACAAGTATGTCGCCACCCCGCTGGCCCGTGGCGCAGGCTGCATCACCACCGTTTCCAAGGCGCAGGCCCTTACCCGCATTCCCGTCCAGTCTGAAGGGCTGGAACAGGGCGGCACAGTGCGCGCCGAACTCATGGTGCCGGAGAATGAACTGAACAGCATTCTCGTATGCGTGGGCAGCCACGACAACACGCTGGACATTCTGGCCGACGAACTCATGGGCTTTACTCCGCCCATCCGTCTCACTTCCAGCCACGTGGGTTCCATGGGCGGCATACTCGCCACCAAAAGCGGCTCATGCCATTTTGCCGGAGCCCATCTCTTCGATCCGGATTCCGGCGATTACAATTTCCCCTTCCTTGAACGCTACCTGCCCAACGCCGATGTCACCCTCGTGAACCTTGCCATCCGGCATCAGGGATTCATGGTTCCCAAGGGCAACCCCAAGGGCATCCGCTCCATTCACGACCTTGCGGACGGCTCTATCCGGTTCATGAACAGGCAACGCGGGGCAGGCACCCGCATCCTGTTTGACCACCACCTTCGTGAAGCGGAAATCAACCCCGCGCAGGTTACCGGCTACGACAAAGAAGAGTTCACGCACATGGCTGTCGCCGTAAACGTGCTCACCGGCGCAACGGACACGGGACTCGGCATCTACGCGGCGGCCAAGGCGCTTGATCTGGATTTTGTGCCGTTGGCCCGAGAGCGGTACGACCTGATCATTCCCAACCATTTCATGGAAACCGCAGGCGTGCAGGCCGTTCTGCGCCTGTTGGCATCGCCCACCTTCCACGCCCGCATCGAGGCGCTGGGAGGCTACGAAACGACCCTGACGGGCCAGATCATGAAACCCGGAACCGGACTGGGAGAATAA
- the leuC gene encoding 3-isopropylmalate dehydratase large subunit, which yields MAHTLAQKILQKHTDQQITEAGQIVQCNVSLALANDITAPLAIKSFRAMGAKKVFDKDRVALVMDHFTPQKDIESAIQVKGVREFAEEQNITHYYEGGDCGVEHALLPELGLVGPGDIVVGADSHTCTYGGLGAFATGLGSTDVAGAMALGSTWFKVPPTIKVEYNGTLPAHVGAKDLILKLIGEIGVAGALYKALEFGGPVVDALDVEGRMCIANMAIEAGGKCGLFPVDEKTIAYTAARGRKDSPMTADAGAVYERIVSFDVSGMSPQIACPHLPENVKPVEEVKNVRLNQVVVGSCTNGRISDLREAAAILKGRKVAKHVRTIILPATPGIWKQALKEGLIEIFMDAGCIVGPATCGPCLGGHMGILADGEVAIATTNRNFKGRMGSLESEVYLSSPCVAAASAIAGEIADPRKL from the coding sequence ATGGCTCATACCCTCGCGCAGAAGATTCTGCAGAAGCACACCGACCAGCAGATCACCGAGGCGGGACAGATCGTCCAGTGCAACGTCTCGCTGGCGCTGGCCAACGACATCACAGCACCGCTGGCCATCAAGTCCTTCCGCGCCATGGGCGCAAAGAAGGTGTTTGACAAGGACCGCGTAGCACTCGTCATGGACCACTTCACCCCGCAGAAGGATATTGAATCCGCCATTCAGGTAAAGGGTGTACGCGAGTTCGCTGAAGAACAGAACATTACCCACTACTACGAAGGCGGCGACTGCGGCGTGGAACACGCCCTGCTGCCCGAACTGGGCCTTGTCGGCCCCGGCGATATCGTGGTGGGCGCGGATTCCCACACCTGCACCTACGGCGGCCTCGGCGCGTTTGCGACCGGCCTCGGCTCCACCGACGTAGCCGGTGCCATGGCGCTGGGCAGCACCTGGTTCAAGGTGCCCCCGACCATCAAGGTGGAATACAACGGCACCTTGCCCGCCCATGTGGGCGCCAAGGACCTTATCCTCAAGCTCATCGGTGAGATCGGCGTTGCCGGTGCCCTGTACAAGGCCCTCGAATTCGGCGGACCCGTTGTGGACGCCCTCGACGTGGAAGGCCGCATGTGCATCGCCAACATGGCCATTGAAGCAGGCGGCAAGTGCGGCCTGTTCCCCGTAGACGAAAAGACCATCGCCTACACTGCGGCTCGCGGACGCAAGGACAGCCCCATGACCGCCGATGCCGGTGCCGTGTATGAACGCATCGTCAGCTTTGACGTATCCGGCATGTCGCCGCAGATCGCCTGCCCGCACCTGCCCGAAAACGTGAAGCCCGTGGAAGAAGTGAAGAACGTGCGTCTCAACCAGGTTGTGGTCGGTTCCTGCACCAACGGCCGCATCAGCGACCTGCGTGAAGCCGCAGCCATACTCAAGGGTCGCAAGGTTGCCAAGCACGTACGCACCATCATCCTGCCCGCCACCCCCGGCATCTGGAAGCAGGCGCTGAAGGAAGGCCTTATCGAGATCTTCATGGATGCAGGCTGCATCGTCGGTCCCGCCACCTGCGGTCCCTGCCTTGGCGGCCACATGGGCATTCTGGCGGACGGTGAAGTGGCCATTGCCACCACCAACAGAAACTTCAAGGGCCGCATGGGCAGCCTTGAGTCGGAAGTGTACCTCTCCAGCCCCTGCGTTGCTGCGGCATCCGCCATTGCCGGCGAAATCGCCGACCCGCGCAAGCTGTAG
- the pspF gene encoding phage shock protein operon transcriptional activator produces the protein MTTRNTSPALTEALGSSDAFLSFQEDLSRAAAVERPILIIGERGTGKELAAARLHYLSSRWQKPMITVNCASLTESLLESELFGHEAGAFTGAAGRRTGRFEQADGGTLFLDEIGAMPLRMQEAILRVVEYGTMQRVGGSRPLQVDVRIIAATNADLPAMAAKGTFKPDLLDRLSFEVLTLPPLRERGEDILLLAERFAASMIVEMGLPGLPELSDAFIAALYRHPWPGNVRELKNTVERAVFRQGTQLGELPLSPFASPYTPHVPHPTTAAEPCREISDATATMQAATDQPPDLSRPLQSVLEEIEMRYLAEALQRAKHNQRHAAALMGLRYHQFRGLYRKHKQAIEGT, from the coding sequence ATGACAACGCGCAACACATCGCCTGCTCTCACCGAAGCCCTGGGCAGTTCAGACGCCTTTCTTTCCTTTCAGGAGGACCTGTCGCGGGCAGCTGCCGTCGAACGCCCCATTCTCATCATCGGGGAACGCGGCACCGGCAAGGAACTGGCCGCCGCCCGGCTGCACTACCTCTCTTCCCGCTGGCAGAAGCCCATGATCACGGTCAACTGCGCATCGCTGACGGAATCGCTGCTGGAGTCGGAGCTCTTCGGCCACGAAGCGGGTGCCTTCACAGGAGCCGCCGGTCGCAGAACGGGCCGTTTCGAGCAGGCAGACGGAGGCACACTCTTCCTTGACGAAATCGGTGCCATGCCGCTGCGCATGCAGGAAGCCATTTTACGTGTCGTGGAATACGGCACCATGCAGCGGGTCGGCGGCTCCCGTCCCCTACAGGTAGATGTGCGCATCATCGCCGCCACCAATGCAGACCTGCCCGCCATGGCGGCAAAGGGCACCTTCAAACCCGACCTGCTGGACCGCCTGAGCTTTGAGGTTCTCACCCTGCCGCCGCTACGGGAACGCGGAGAGGACATCCTGCTCCTTGCCGAGCGCTTTGCCGCATCCATGATCGTGGAAATGGGACTCCCCGGCCTGCCCGAGCTTTCCGATGCATTCATCGCAGCCCTGTACCGGCACCCATGGCCGGGCAACGTGCGCGAACTCAAGAACACCGTTGAACGGGCAGTCTTCCGGCAGGGAACGCAACTGGGCGAGCTTCCCCTCTCTCCGTTCGCCTCCCCCTATACACCGCATGTGCCCCACCCCACTACAGCAGCAGAACCCTGCAGGGAAATTTCGGACGCCACCGCCACAATGCAGGCTGCTACGGACCAGCCGCCCGATCTGTCCCGCCCCCTGCAGTCTGTGCTGGAAGAAATCGAAATGCGCTATCTTGCCGAAGCGTTGCAGCGGGCAAAACATAACCAACGGCATGCCGCAGCCCTGATGGGGCTTCGGTATCATCAATTTCGCGGGTTGTACCGCAAGCACAAGCAGGCTATAGAAGGCACATGA
- the pspC gene encoding envelope stress response membrane protein PspC, producing the protein MGRHMYGNRSDFGHGPQGRDRGCNDRFCGGSGGNGFRHGGGYHDGGDGGWYQYEGRKPLYRARDGKVMGVCKGLARYFDVRVRYVRLAFIFAAIFTAFWPVAIIYVLLGLIVKPEPVYMPQDAAEKDFYSAYVGSRSEAVSRLRDKFDRIEKRIRRMEDVVTSKEFNWERRFNDRA; encoded by the coding sequence ATGGGTAGACATATGTACGGTAACCGTTCGGATTTCGGACATGGGCCTCAAGGTCGTGACCGGGGCTGCAATGACCGTTTCTGCGGTGGTTCCGGCGGTAACGGCTTCCGTCATGGCGGAGGCTATCACGACGGGGGCGACGGAGGCTGGTATCAGTACGAAGGACGCAAGCCTCTGTACCGCGCCCGCGACGGAAAGGTCATGGGGGTGTGCAAGGGCTTGGCCCGTTACTTTGATGTGCGGGTTCGCTATGTTCGTCTGGCCTTTATCTTTGCCGCCATTTTCACCGCATTCTGGCCCGTGGCGATAATCTATGTGCTGCTGGGCCTCATTGTGAAGCCGGAGCCCGTCTACATGCCACAGGATGCCGCGGAGAAGGATTTCTATTCCGCGTATGTCGGCTCGCGTTCCGAGGCGGTGTCACGTCTGCGAGACAAGTTCGACCGCATTGAAAAACGCATCCGCCGCATGGAGGATGTGGTCACCAGCAAGGAATTCAACTGGGAAAGGCGGTTTAATGACCGTGCTTAG
- a CDS encoding 2-isopropylmalate synthase: MSDKVFIFDTTLRDGEQSPGATMNMREKIRLARQLEILGVDIMEAGFPAASQGDFEAVKAIAETIKDVQVAGLCRAIQPDIDRCWEAIKGAADPRIHTFIATSPVHMQYKLRKSPEQVIEMAREAVKYAARYTSNVEFSAEDASRSDWDFLARVVETAIDAGATTINIPDTVGYAQPQEFGEMVAYVMEKASNSHKAIFSVHCHNDLGLAVANTLSALKAGARQAEVTISGIGERAGNAALEEVIMAMRTRSGYYQLENRIKTEQLFPTCRLLSMIIGQPIPPYKAIVGPNAFAHESGIHQDGMLKNRETYEIMTPESVGRLKTDIVLGKHSGRNAIKGKVEELGYKLDDEQIQVVFEAIKGLADKKEKVYDEDVEALILEEVFRIPDKFRLKHLSVQASDVGVPPSSAVVMEVNGEEKQHTTFGVGPIDAVFNAIAQIVGRNPQLKRYTVNAITGGSDAQGEVTVRLEENGMETVGRGSAPDIIVASARAYLNALNRLAKKEQEDK; encoded by the coding sequence ATGTCTGACAAGGTTTTCATTTTCGATACCACCCTGCGTGATGGCGAGCAGTCCCCCGGTGCAACCATGAACATGCGCGAGAAGATCCGTCTCGCACGCCAGTTGGAAATCCTTGGCGTAGACATCATGGAAGCCGGTTTCCCCGCAGCCAGCCAGGGCGATTTTGAAGCCGTCAAGGCCATTGCCGAGACCATCAAGGACGTACAGGTTGCCGGCCTGTGCCGCGCCATCCAGCCGGATATCGACCGCTGCTGGGAGGCCATCAAGGGCGCAGCGGATCCCCGCATTCACACCTTTATCGCCACCAGCCCCGTGCACATGCAGTACAAGCTGCGCAAATCCCCGGAGCAGGTGATCGAAATGGCCCGTGAGGCCGTGAAGTATGCAGCGCGCTACACCTCCAACGTTGAATTCTCCGCCGAAGACGCTTCGCGCTCCGACTGGGACTTCCTCGCCCGTGTGGTAGAGACCGCCATTGACGCCGGTGCAACCACCATCAACATTCCTGACACCGTGGGCTATGCCCAGCCGCAGGAATTCGGTGAAATGGTCGCCTATGTCATGGAAAAGGCCTCAAACAGCCACAAGGCCATCTTCAGCGTGCACTGCCACAACGACCTCGGTCTGGCCGTAGCCAACACGCTCTCCGCACTCAAGGCAGGTGCGCGTCAGGCGGAAGTGACCATCAGCGGCATCGGCGAACGCGCAGGCAACGCCGCGCTGGAAGAAGTGATCATGGCCATGCGCACGCGCTCCGGCTACTACCAGTTGGAAAACCGCATCAAGACCGAGCAGCTCTTCCCCACCTGCCGCCTGCTCTCCATGATCATCGGCCAGCCCATCCCGCCCTACAAGGCCATTGTGGGTCCCAACGCCTTTGCCCATGAATCCGGTATCCATCAGGACGGCATGCTCAAGAACCGCGAAACCTACGAAATCATGACCCCCGAATCCGTGGGCCGTCTCAAGACCGACATCGTGCTCGGCAAGCACTCCGGCCGCAACGCCATCAAGGGCAAGGTCGAGGAACTGGGCTACAAGCTCGATGACGAACAGATTCAGGTGGTCTTCGAAGCCATCAAGGGCCTCGCCGACAAGAAGGAAAAGGTGTATGACGAAGATGTGGAAGCCCTCATCCTCGAAGAGGTCTTCCGCATTCCGGACAAGTTCCGTCTCAAGCACCTGTCCGTACAGGCCAGCGACGTGGGCGTGCCGCCCTCTTCCGCCGTGGTCATGGAAGTGAACGGCGAAGAAAAGCAGCACACCACCTTCGGCGTGGGCCCCATTGATGCGGTGTTCAACGCCATTGCACAGATTGTGGGCCGTAACCCCCAGCTCAAGCGCTACACCGTAAACGCCATTACCGGCGGCAGCGATGCGCAGGGTGAAGTTACCGTACGCCTCGAAGAAAACGGCATGGAAACCGTGGGACGCGGTTCCGCTCCAGATATTATCGTAGCCAGCGCGCGTGCATACCTGAACGCGCTCAACCGTCTGGCCAAGAAGGAACAGGAGGACAAATAG
- the leuB gene encoding 3-isopropylmalate dehydrogenase, whose protein sequence is MNMKICLMPGDGIGPEIVEQAVAVLDKVAAKFGHTVEYTEALIGGVAIDATGNPLPDETVAKCKAADAVLLGAVGGPKWDNLPGNQRPEKGLLGIRKALGLFANLRPAKLFPELSKACFLRPDIVKDGIDVMVVRELTGGIYFGQPVGREMRDGKMTAFNTMVYDEEEVRRIARLAFDAAMKREKRLCSVDKANVLEVSRLWREVVEEVAKEYPEVELSHMYVDNAAMQLVRNPNQFDVIVTGNLFGDILSDEAAVITGSIGMLPSASLGASGPGLYEPIHGSAPDIAGQNKANPLATILSVAMMLRYAFNLAKEAETIENAVQRVLQEGYRTGDIMEEGKNLVGCNTMGNLVTERI, encoded by the coding sequence ATGAATATGAAGATATGCCTGATGCCGGGCGACGGCATAGGCCCAGAAATAGTGGAACAGGCGGTAGCGGTTCTGGACAAGGTAGCTGCCAAATTCGGTCACACGGTTGAATACACCGAGGCGCTGATCGGCGGCGTGGCCATTGACGCCACGGGCAATCCGCTGCCTGACGAAACCGTTGCCAAGTGCAAGGCTGCAGACGCAGTCCTGCTGGGTGCCGTGGGCGGTCCCAAGTGGGACAACCTGCCCGGCAACCAGCGTCCCGAGAAGGGCCTTCTGGGCATCCGCAAGGCACTGGGCCTGTTTGCCAACCTGCGCCCCGCCAAGCTGTTCCCCGAACTTTCCAAGGCTTGCTTCCTGCGTCCGGACATCGTGAAGGACGGCATTGACGTGATGGTCGTGCGCGAACTGACCGGCGGCATCTACTTCGGCCAGCCCGTGGGCCGTGAGATGCGCGACGGCAAGATGACCGCGTTCAACACCATGGTCTATGACGAGGAAGAAGTGCGCCGCATCGCGCGTCTGGCCTTTGACGCGGCCATGAAGCGCGAAAAGCGTCTGTGCTCCGTGGACAAGGCCAACGTGCTGGAAGTTTCCCGCCTGTGGCGCGAAGTGGTGGAAGAAGTGGCCAAGGAATACCCCGAGGTCGAACTTTCCCACATGTACGTGGACAACGCGGCCATGCAGCTGGTGCGCAACCCCAACCAGTTTGACGTGATCGTCACCGGCAACCTGTTCGGTGACATCCTGTCCGACGAGGCCGCCGTCATCACCGGCTCCATCGGCATGCTGCCTTCCGCTTCCCTGGGTGCAAGCGGCCCCGGCCTGTACGAGCCCATCCACGGCTCCGCCCCCGACATCGCAGGGCAGAACAAGGCCAACCCGCTGGCGACCATTCTCTCCGTCGCCATGATGCTGCGCTATGCGTTCAACCTCGCCAAGGAAGCGGAAACCATCGAGAACGCCGTACAACGCGTACTGCAGGAAGGTTACCGCACCGGCGACATCATGGAAGAAGGCAAGAATCTTGTAGGCTGCAACACCATGGGCAACCTCGTTACCGAGCGCATCTAG
- a CDS encoding 3-isopropylmalate dehydratase small subunit, with protein MSYQGTAHKVGDHIDTDAIIPARFLVTTDVKELGANCMEGLEAGWIKRVKEGDIMVGGENFGCGSSREHAPLSILGAGIPVVVAHSFARIFYRNSFNMGLLLIEVGDDINKINDRDEISIDVEKGVITNKTTGTEITYPPLPEFMREFLTKGGLIPYVKEKLGA; from the coding sequence ATGAGTTATCAGGGTACTGCCCATAAAGTCGGCGATCATATCGATACCGACGCCATCATCCCCGCCCGCTTCCTCGTCACCACCGACGTGAAGGAGCTGGGGGCCAACTGCATGGAAGGCCTCGAAGCTGGCTGGATCAAGCGCGTCAAAGAAGGCGACATCATGGTCGGCGGCGAAAACTTCGGCTGCGGCTCCTCCCGAGAGCACGCCCCGCTCTCCATTCTGGGCGCAGGCATCCCCGTGGTTGTGGCGCACTCCTTCGCACGCATCTTCTACCGCAACAGCTTCAACATGGGCCTGCTGCTCATTGAAGTGGGCGATGACATCAACAAGATCAACGACCGCGACGAAATCAGCATCGACGTGGAAAAAGGCGTCATCACCAACAAGACCACCGGCACGGAAATCACCTATCCTCCGCTGCCCGAGTTCATGCGCGAGTTCCTCACCAAGGGCGGCCTCATCCCCTACGTGAAGGAAAAACTGGGCGCTTAG
- the pspA gene encoding phage shock protein PspA produces MGIFTRFQDIIASNVNAMLDKAENPEKMIRMMIREMEETLVELKANCAGTMAECKRIRRERDYVLEAVEKWEQRAELAIAKGREDLAREALIEKHREMDKVEALDRELAGCEALVAQAQEDLGVLESKLKATKEKQGLLVQRQAHAVVRKQARMDATRADGYDAVRRFEELEHRVERMEAEADVAGFPLRDGSLEARFGELEGSEQVERELAAMKERLGKGTRENS; encoded by the coding sequence ATGGGCATTTTCACCCGTTTTCAGGATATTATCGCTTCCAACGTCAACGCCATGCTGGATAAGGCGGAGAATCCCGAAAAGATGATCCGCATGATGATCCGCGAGATGGAAGAGACGCTTGTTGAATTGAAGGCCAACTGTGCCGGAACCATGGCCGAGTGCAAGCGTATCCGTCGCGAACGTGACTACGTGCTGGAAGCCGTGGAGAAGTGGGAACAGCGTGCTGAACTGGCCATTGCCAAGGGACGTGAAGATTTGGCCCGTGAAGCGCTTATCGAGAAGCATCGTGAGATGGACAAGGTTGAAGCACTGGATCGGGAACTTGCCGGATGCGAAGCCCTTGTGGCGCAGGCGCAGGAAGATCTGGGCGTGCTGGAATCCAAGCTCAAGGCCACCAAGGAAAAGCAGGGACTGCTGGTGCAGCGTCAGGCACACGCCGTTGTGCGCAAGCAGGCGCGTATGGATGCCACGCGGGCAGACGGTTACGATGCTGTACGTCGCTTTGAGGAACTGGAGCATCGCGTGGAACGCATGGAAGCCGAAGCGGATGTGGCCGGTTTTCCCCTGCGCGACGGTTCGCTTGAGGCCCGTTTCGGCGAACTGGAAGGATCCGAGCAGGTGGAACGCGAGCTTGCAGCCATGAAGGAACGTCTTGGCAAAGGAACCCGTGAAAACAGCTAG
- a CDS encoding substrate-binding periplasmic protein gives MAKKRMEQIKTALPGIAAISIALILLMACMTLAPRNAPAKVRPLHIVMTEWAPYTSSYIPDKGALAEMTEIAFKLQGYEVRFSIVPWQRALDMMERQEADALLAVYTSKRNESRYYLSDPLLAVDSVFVRLKDMEIPYRKLDDLTAWRIGVAKDTSYAATLKKQGPFIVEEAPHELLNYRKLVTGRIELMLDTRETIERMMDNMPESERQPIVYMEPPYHTKTLHLAFHPTDEGKMLNRQFNAGLQKVRDKGVHAAILEKHHIARSTGKARSRLD, from the coding sequence ATGGCGAAAAAGCGGATGGAACAAATCAAGACAGCATTGCCGGGCATTGCCGCAATCAGCATAGCACTCATACTGCTCATGGCATGCATGACGCTTGCTCCACGGAACGCTCCTGCTAAAGTACGGCCTTTGCACATCGTCATGACAGAGTGGGCACCCTACACGTCCAGCTACATACCGGACAAGGGAGCGCTGGCGGAAATGACCGAAATAGCCTTCAAACTGCAAGGCTACGAGGTGCGCTTCAGCATTGTTCCCTGGCAACGGGCGCTGGACATGATGGAGCGGCAGGAGGCAGACGCCCTGCTGGCCGTGTATACTTCCAAACGAAACGAATCCCGCTATTATCTGAGCGATCCTCTGCTGGCCGTGGACTCGGTGTTCGTCCGCCTCAAGGATATGGAAATCCCATACCGGAAGCTGGACGACCTCACCGCATGGCGAATAGGCGTGGCGAAGGACACTTCCTATGCCGCCACGCTGAAGAAGCAGGGACCGTTCATTGTGGAAGAAGCGCCGCACGAATTACTGAATTACCGCAAGCTGGTCACGGGTCGTATTGAACTCATGCTTGATACGCGGGAAACCATTGAACGCATGATGGACAACATGCCCGAATCAGAACGGCAACCCATTGTGTACATGGAACCGCCGTACCACACCAAGACCCTGCACCTTGCCTTTCACCCCACCGATGAGGGCAAGATGCTGAACAGACAGTTCAACGCAGGCTTGCAGAAGGTACGTGACAAAGGGGTTCATGCCGCCATTCTGGAAAAGCACCATATTGCACGGTCGACGGGAAAGGCCAGGTCCAGACTGGATTAA
- a CDS encoding YbhB/YbcL family Raf kinase inhibitor-like protein, whose protein sequence is MRIISTAFEDGGLIPSQHTCDGENISPPLEWKDVPKEAKFMALICDDPDAPGGVWDHWLLFNLPAAHEGLDAGISREFDPFPGVAHGLNSWKHTCYDGPCPPSGTHRYYFKLYALDSRINLKPGATKGDILRAMDGHILAQCHIMGRYARK, encoded by the coding sequence ATGCGCATCATCAGTACGGCATTCGAAGACGGCGGCCTCATCCCCTCACAGCACACCTGCGACGGCGAGAATATCTCGCCTCCGCTGGAATGGAAGGATGTGCCGAAGGAAGCCAAGTTCATGGCGCTCATCTGCGATGATCCCGATGCCCCCGGCGGCGTATGGGACCACTGGCTGTTGTTCAACCTGCCTGCTGCCCATGAGGGGCTGGATGCAGGCATTTCCCGCGAGTTCGACCCGTTCCCCGGCGTTGCCCACGGCCTGAACAGCTGGAAGCACACCTGCTATGACGGCCCCTGCCCCCCTTCCGGCACGCATCGCTACTACTTCAAACTCTACGCGCTGGACAGCCGCATCAATCTCAAACCCGGCGCAACCAAGGGCGATATTCTGCGCGCCATGGACGGACACATTCTCGCCCAGTGCCACATCATGGGCCGTTACGCACGCAAATAA
- the pssA gene encoding CDP-diacylglycerol--serine O-phosphatidyltransferase, with protein sequence MSEQRKTPRKGVYILPNLFTTASLFSGFMGLIWAAAGNFEMCAMAILFSALMDGLDGKVARLTNTASEFGVQYDSLADCCAFCLIPAFMVYQWHLHAFGRLGIAVAFLFAACGALRLARFNVSTAVTPKKFFIGLPTPAGGCTLATMVFFAPYLPESMMRFFPALVLGTTFVSAFLMVSRIRYASFKEYGFLKAHPFSSMVSAILLFVLIISEPKLLGFLVFAGYIISGPIYTFLFLSRRSSKLLGDLSTGHSE encoded by the coding sequence ATGAGCGAACAGCGCAAAACTCCCCGCAAGGGTGTCTACATCCTCCCCAATCTCTTCACCACGGCAAGCCTGTTTTCAGGCTTCATGGGGTTGATTTGGGCGGCTGCGGGCAATTTTGAGATGTGCGCCATGGCCATTCTGTTCTCCGCCCTCATGGACGGTCTGGACGGAAAGGTCGCCCGCCTGACCAATACTGCCAGTGAATTCGGTGTGCAGTACGACTCTCTGGCCGACTGCTGCGCATTCTGCCTGATTCCCGCCTTCATGGTCTATCAGTGGCATCTGCACGCATTCGGCCGCCTCGGCATTGCCGTGGCGTTCCTCTTTGCCGCTTGCGGTGCCTTGCGGCTTGCGCGGTTCAACGTATCCACCGCCGTAACGCCCAAAAAGTTTTTCATCGGCCTGCCTACCCCCGCCGGGGGCTGCACGCTGGCCACCATGGTGTTTTTCGCACCCTACCTGCCTGAGAGCATGATGCGCTTCTTCCCTGCGCTTGTTCTCGGCACCACGTTCGTATCGGCTTTCCTCATGGTCAGCCGTATCCGATACGCTTCCTTCAAGGAATACGGGTTCCTCAAGGCCCATCCGTTCAGCTCGATGGTTTCTGCCATCCTCCTCTTCGTGCTCATTATTAGTGAGCCGAAGCTGCTGGGATTCCTGGTGTTTGCGGGCTACATTATTTCCGGCCCCATTTACACCTTCCTATTCCTATCCCGGCGCTCTTCCAAGCTACTAGGTGACCTAAGCACCGGTCACAGCGAGTAG